Within the Methanobacterium sp. BRmetb2 genome, the region AATATCCGCTCCATTCTGGAATCTCATAAACAAATGTAGGATAGCCAGCTGATGCTAGTGGATTTGAAAACAATATTGCAGAAGAACTCTTTTTACCTTTTCCAGATGCTTTATAATAATTGAAATCTGAAAGAGCGTTTTGAACTGATTCAGCCAGATAAACTGATCTTTCATCCATTTTTGGCGTAGCTATATAAAATCCCTCTCCATATCCTTGTTCGTGGGCATGAGCTATTATAACCAGATCATAATCAGAATTTTTGACATCCGGCAAAATGTACTGGTTAGCTAAACCCTCACCATTATTTCTTCCCTTAGTGTAATCTTCGGCATCAGATTCTACAACTATATTATAGTTAATAAGTTCAACTCCATGAGTTAAAGCGTAGAATTTAACCACATCCTGAACTGAACCAATAGCAATATTTTCTCTGGGATGTATTCCTGTTACGACTGCTATTTTCTTGTCAGAATTTCCATAATGCGCGTATACATCCTTCGTAACATATCCTCGATCATCAGTACCCAGAGTAGAATGCTGACTCCAATTAGCAAATAAAAATAAAAATATGATAACTGCTAGTACTGCAATTATTAATCTTTTTAATTCTTTTTTTTCCATTAAACCACTTTTAAACTTTTCAATGCAACTATGAACAACTATTTAATTATTTAAATTTCTAATTTTCATGAAATTATAAAATTTTTCCCTATAAATAATTTTGTCTTTAAAAATTGGTTTTTATAAAATCTTCCATCAAAAGCGCTGTTCCTACTGCTGGAGCCACTACACATTCTCCCTTGGTTAAAATTGTGTCCATTCCTACAGAATCCATATTCAGAAATTTTGCTGATTTTTTTCCTAGTATCTCCATTCCCAATCCAGTTGTTACTATTTTAGAAATATTTTCTCTTTTTGAAACCTCTGCAAGAGCTTCAGAAATCTGTTTTATCTGTTCCTGGTAAATGTGGGCAGATATTTGTTTTATATCTGTAAAATTCAATAGATCTAAATCGCCACAAACCAATCTGGATATTCTCCTCATACATTCTGATTTTGATTTGCCAGCACTGTCTGGTGTGTCACAGGAATAATCTTCCATTTTAATGTTCCCCAGAACCGTATGAATATCTGCTGTGATAGAAAAAAGTTCAGATGACACTCTAAACCATTGATCATGGATCGGAACCTTATTAACTATTGCGGCCAGATTTGTTCTCAAAGTTCCTGTATACACTAATTCACCAGTAGCTAATCGTTCAAGATCTGATCTCCCCTTAGCACATTCTTTCCCCCTTTTAATAGGAATTATATCAGTGGTTGTGCTTCCAATATCAATCATTATACATTCATCTGAAATTTTTGATGCAATCTTGGAGGTTGCAATCCAGTTGGCAGCAGCCACACTACCTGGATTTTTGAGTAGTTCCGGGTAATCTATAATTCCATTAATACTTACAAAGCCTAATGGAACATTGAAAACATCCAAAACTTTACTTGCAACATCTAAAACTCCATCTTTTTTGGTTTCATATGCATCTACCAGTTCAGCCGTCATGCTAATGCCCACTGCATCAATTTCACTTAAAGAAGATCCTAATAAACTTTTAAAAGCATTATCCAGTTCATTATTTTTAATCCACATAGGTAGATACTTAAAATCAACTTCTATATTATTTATTTCTCCAGAATTATTAAAATCAATTATTGCTACATCAGTATTGGCCCCGCCAATATCAAAACCTGCTATTTTCATTCTTAATCATCCTTAATCTGTTATATTGACATTATTAGACATTATTCGTCTCTCAATATTCATTTTAATAATCATAAGCCCTTTTTTAAAAACCATTGCCATTAAAAGAACCTTCATAAATTTCCAGATAGTTTCCTTTCTTTTCAAAGCATACCCTACCATCTAAATAGATTGTTTCCGGTAATGATCCATTAACGGAATTTATAATAGCTTTACCCAAATTGAAATTTAAAATTTTCCTTAAAGCAATATAAGGAGTTGTTATTCTCGAATTAATCTCAACTACATATATTGAATCACCCAAAATTAGATCTACACCCACATAACCCTTAAGACCAGGTATAGATTCCACGGTTTTTTTGGCCATATCTTTTGCTTGTTGGGATAATTCGTGATCTAATGGAACATATCCTCCATTATAAACAAATCCTTGATTTATATTTATATTTTGGGCATTTAAGCTTAAGGGTACTGCTTTTTCACCATCTGAAAGCAGACTGACACTGCATGATGTCCCTTCAATATAATCTTGCATTACAAAATAAGGGATGGTGGTGCGGATAAGACCTGCACACCTTTTAAATTGGTCGTATGAGTTTACAACATGTACTCCTGAACAGGATACGCCGTCAACCGGCTTTATAACTTTCTTATAATTGGGGAAAAACAGGTTATCAAATTTCTTATAATTACTAACTTCATCAAAAAGTATTTTTTCCGTTTTTATTATCGGTACATTATCTTTGAGTAATATATAAGTCTTATATTTATCTGAACAAATCTTTACTGCTTTTGAATCTGATCCTATAACATTAACGCCTTTATTTTCTATTAGACTTGTTAATTTATAGAGAACATTATCTTCTTCAGGTGCAATAAAAAGACATTCATCAAAATTATGAATATTTTCATCAAGCCAGTTAAAGAGAGAATCTTCAATGGCAATAGATTTAAGATTGGAACCTTTAATTCTAAAATTCAACCAATTAAAATGGTTTGAGATTAAGTAATGAGCATCAATTCCCTGAAAGTCACTGATAAGTCCTTCCAACATAGCCAACCCCTCAGAAGTTATCAGTGGATCTTTTATTCCGCTGGCTGTTGCAAATTCAAACAATAGTAGCTTCAAAAGCGGCCCACTCCCTTAAATATCACACCTTTTTCTCGAAAATCATCAGGATTTAAAATAGGCCTGGTGCACACCATTACTCTTCCTTTGATATCCTTTGGAGAGATATTTTTATAGGGGTCATGATCAGTGATTAAAACTACACAGTCGCATTCCAGTGCTTCTGATAAATTAACATATGCTGCTCCTAACGATTCTACTTTTTTTGACGAAACATGAGGATCATGTGCTTTTACAACTGCCCCTTTATCTTTTAAAATATTTATCAAAGGTGCTGCAGGAGTTTCACGAATATCTGCCACATTTCCTTTATATGCTATTCCAAGAATACCGACTGTTGCCTGACTAACTGACTTGTTATTTTCTTTTAATGATTCTTCGACCAATTCAGCTACATGTTCAGGCATGGATTCATTTATCATACGGGCTGTTTTAATTAACTCAGCTTTTGAACCTTTTTTTTCCGCCATTTCCACGATAAAATAGGGGTCAATGGATAAACAATGCCCTCCTACGCCTGGGCCCGGTGTGTGAATATTTACCCTAGGGTGATGGTTGGCAGCATTAATTGCTTTTATTGCATCTATACCCAATAACTCACAAATAACAGCCAATTCATTTGCAAGAGCTATATTAGTGTCCCGATATGTGTTTTCCATTAATTTAACCATTTCTGCAGTGATTAAATCGTTCACTTTAATTATTTTACCAGTGGTGATTTTTTCATAGATTGATGCTGCAAGATCTATGCTTCTTCTGTTAATTCCACCAATTACCCGGGCATTATGGGTCATTTCATATAACGTATTATTGGGTAGAGCCCTTTCTGGAGTGTATGCTAAACCAAAATCATTTGCAGCTTTTAAACCACTTTCCTCTAATATGGGGATTACCAGATTTTCACAGGTCTTTGGAGGTATGGTACTTTCTATTATAACTAAATCATCTTTTTCTAATGTTTGGGAAATGGTGCCACACGCAGATTCAACAGCTCTTAGATCAGATTTATTATTTTCATCCACGGGAGTTGGAACTATGACTACCATAACCTTTGAATCACTCCCTGCTTTCAAACCATCAGTGGTTGCAGTAAGTCTTCCAGCACTTACAACTTCATTTACCAGTTCATCAAGTCCTGGTTCCATTATAGGAGATATCCCAGAATTGATAGCGTTCACCATTTCATGGTTAATGTCTACTCCTATGACTGAAAATCCATTTTGGGCAAAAAGCGCTGCTGTGGGAAGACCAATATAGCCAAGACCGAAAACAGCTATTTTTGAGTTTTCATTTAACATTTTATCTCCTATTTTAGCCATTATTCTAGATGAAATTCATTAAATTATGTTTTAATATTCTATTTTATCTTAATTTATCCCCATAACATTATTTACAAACCCATGGTTAAAAAATATTGATTTCCATTGAATAAAATAGTATAAACCAAAATTTATGATCATTTATTGAATTTCTCCACTATTACATATTTATTTTTCAGATCCATGTGGGGATAGGGGAATCTGGGATTTTCATTGTCATATACTATTTTGACCAAAGCATTTTCCACTTTTTCAAATTCCAATACTGTTATTTGATCATTTACTTTAAGAAGATTTCTATTGAAGTTGAGCATAATATCTTCTGGAGCCTCAATACTCAATTTACCCATGTTTTGCATCTTTAAAGAGGCGTCTAATATTTTTTGTGAAGCCTTACCATCACCATAAGGATTATGGGCTTTTTTCATTTTATTGTAGATTTTATTATCATTAAAAATTTTGTAAAAATTATTTATTATCTGTTCCTTTTTAGTCCCAACCAATATGTTACCTCCAGCAAAAACAGTTTCGGGTCTTTCTGTATTGTATCTTAAGGTTAAACAGGGAATATCTAAAGTTATGGCCTCTTCTTGTATGCCTCCAGAATCAGTCATCACAAATTTGGAGCGGGACAATAACAGGAGAAAATCAAGATATCCAACTGGTTTTATCAGTTTAATGTGGGAACATTTATCAAGTTTTTCATATAAACCCTGTTCTTTAAGGTTTTTAACTGTACGTGGATGTGAAGGAAAAATTATAATCAAGTCGTCAATCTCTATTAAAGCTTCTACAATGTTTTGAAGTCTCTGGGGATGGTCCACATTTTCTGCCCGATGCATAGTCACTACCATAATATCTTTATCAAAAGAAACTTCTGGATTAATCTGAAAATTCTTCTGGGCAATTTTAAGATTTCTGAGACAAGCATCTACCACAGTATTTCCAGTTATAAAGATTTGATGGGGACTTATTCCCTCAAAAACCAGGTTTAAAGCTGAATCTTCAGTTGGTACATAGTAAAGTTTGGAGCATACATCAGCCACCATCCTATTTAATTCTTCAGGCATGGATTTATCAAATGATCTAAGACCTGATTCCACATGTCCCACAGGGATGTGTAATTTTGCTGCTACTATTGCTCCAGCTAATACTGCATTGGTATCACCCTGTACCATTACCATATCCGGCTGTTCTTCTATTAAAACTTTTTCTAAGCCTTTCATCATAGTGGCAGTTTGGGTTCCATGGGAACCTGATCCCACACCAATATTATAATCTGGTTTTTTAAGTTCCAGATCTAAAAAAAACTGATCAGACATTTCGTGATCATAATGTTGCCCAGTATGAATCAAAAGATAATCCAAAGCCCTTTTTTCAATTTCATCTATAAC harbors:
- a CDS encoding H4MPT-linked C1 transfer pathway protein, translating into MKIAGFDIGGANTDVAIIDFNNSGEINNIEVDFKYLPMWIKNNELDNAFKSLLGSSLSEIDAVGISMTAELVDAYETKKDGVLDVASKVLDVFNVPLGFVSINGIIDYPELLKNPGSVAAANWIATSKIASKISDECIMIDIGSTTTDIIPIKRGKECAKGRSDLERLATGELVYTGTLRTNLAAIVNKVPIHDQWFRVSSELFSITADIHTVLGNIKMEDYSCDTPDSAGKSKSECMRRISRLVCGDLDLLNFTDIKQISAHIYQEQIKQISEALAEVSKRENISKIVTTGLGMEILGKKSAKFLNMDSVGMDTILTKGECVVAPAVGTALLMEDFIKTNF
- a CDS encoding carboxylate--amine ligase produces the protein MKLLLFEFATASGIKDPLITSEGLAMLEGLISDFQGIDAHYLISNHFNWLNFRIKGSNLKSIAIEDSLFNWLDENIHNFDECLFIAPEEDNVLYKLTSLIENKGVNVIGSDSKAVKICSDKYKTYILLKDNVPIIKTEKILFDEVSNYKKFDNLFFPNYKKVIKPVDGVSCSGVHVVNSYDQFKRCAGLIRTTIPYFVMQDYIEGTSCSVSLLSDGEKAVPLSLNAQNININQGFVYNGGYVPLDHELSQQAKDMAKKTVESIPGLKGYVGVDLILGDSIYVVEINSRITTPYIALRKILNFNLGKAIINSVNGSLPETIYLDGRVCFEKKGNYLEIYEGSFNGNGF
- a CDS encoding UDP-N-acetyl-D-mannosaminuronic acid dehydrogenase, encoding MLNENSKIAVFGLGYIGLPTAALFAQNGFSVIGVDINHEMVNAINSGISPIMEPGLDELVNEVVSAGRLTATTDGLKAGSDSKVMVVIVPTPVDENNKSDLRAVESACGTISQTLEKDDLVIIESTIPPKTCENLVIPILEESGLKAANDFGLAYTPERALPNNTLYEMTHNARVIGGINRRSIDLAASIYEKITTGKIIKVNDLITAEMVKLMENTYRDTNIALANELAVICELLGIDAIKAINAANHHPRVNIHTPGPGVGGHCLSIDPYFIVEMAEKKGSKAELIKTARMINESMPEHVAELVEESLKENNKSVSQATVGILGIAYKGNVADIRETPAAPLINILKDKGAVVKAHDPHVSSKKVESLGAAYVNLSEALECDCVVLITDHDPYKNISPKDIKGRVMVCTRPILNPDDFREKGVIFKGVGRF
- a CDS encoding UDP-N-acetylglucosamine 2-epimerase (non-hydrolyzing) produces the protein MKIAIIIGTRPEIIKMAPVIDEIEKRALDYLLIHTGQHYDHEMSDQFFLDLELKKPDYNIGVGSGSHGTQTATMMKGLEKVLIEEQPDMVMVQGDTNAVLAGAIVAAKLHIPVGHVESGLRSFDKSMPEELNRMVADVCSKLYYVPTEDSALNLVFEGISPHQIFITGNTVVDACLRNLKIAQKNFQINPEVSFDKDIMVVTMHRAENVDHPQRLQNIVEALIEIDDLIIIFPSHPRTVKNLKEQGLYEKLDKCSHIKLIKPVGYLDFLLLLSRSKFVMTDSGGIQEEAITLDIPCLTLRYNTERPETVFAGGNILVGTKKEQIINNFYKIFNDNKIYNKMKKAHNPYGDGKASQKILDASLKMQNMGKLSIEAPEDIMLNFNRNLLKVNDQITVLEFEKVENALVKIVYDNENPRFPYPHMDLKNKYVIVEKFNK